In a genomic window of Peptoclostridium acidaminophilum DSM 3953:
- a CDS encoding universal stress protein → MKKILLPVDGSEYSKAASAVAREMAEKFGAEVVVLRVGEPDFLDMYYSRKDLEETVEHKMERIAAATIEEDKKLFEGSTLNVKYVTAVGDAASKILDVCEEEGCDFIVIATHGMGAAKRFLVGSVTNKVVHHSPVPVLVIR, encoded by the coding sequence ATGAAAAAAATACTTTTACCTGTGGATGGATCTGAATACAGCAAGGCTGCAAGTGCTGTAGCAAGGGAAATGGCCGAGAAATTTGGCGCTGAAGTAGTTGTACTTCGTGTAGGAGAGCCTGATTTCTTGGATATGTACTATTCACGCAAAGACCTTGAAGAAACAGTAGAACATAAGATGGAGAGAATAGCTGCCGCAACAATAGAGGAAGACAAGAAGCTTTTTGAGGGTTCTACTCTCAACGTGAAGTATGTAACTGCTGTTGGCGACGCTGCTTCAAAAATACTTGATGTATGTGAAGAAGAAGGCTGTGACTTTATAGTAATAGCTACTCACGGAATGGGAGCTGCCAAGAGATTCCTTGTAGGCTCAGTTACTAACAAAGTAGTGCATCATTCACCGGTACCAGTATTGGTGATAAGATAG
- a CDS encoding tyrosine-type recombinase/integrase: MKGFRISDKNRSEIPDNILIERALLKEKLDILKANSPQILKKYINSLYRNESARSVNIKTAIKYVREVQAFLASMIESGIVKKSSIMDIDASDIEMIYADDIQEYIDSCGSYVQHTQNGDKVIFSNSSRTLSLKQTCIKSFFTWLYKNDYVEKNETEKLRKILAGDSPSVLTLSDEEVNAVLELAKAGECTAYGRHICLSKKELENFEATKLRDIAILSLFIYHGLRISELHHLNISSLNFEKGYFEIFRKRNKRKMMYFSRQAVSALREYMQNERATSNIKPGSEDALFLSSSRNGKSPARLSIEQIRKLVKKYACRVSLNPRISPHKLRATFATKSLEITGNIYTVQQILDHSSTATTQKYLKDNERAKREVSELISYE, from the coding sequence ATGAAAGGATTCAGGATATCAGACAAAAACAGAAGTGAAATCCCGGACAATATTCTCATAGAAAGAGCTCTTCTCAAGGAGAAGCTCGACATACTCAAGGCCAACTCGCCGCAGATTCTGAAAAAGTACATAAACTCCCTTTACAGGAATGAGAGCGCAAGAAGCGTCAACATAAAAACCGCGATCAAATACGTAAGGGAGGTGCAGGCATTCCTCGCCAGCATGATTGAAAGCGGGATTGTGAAAAAAAGCAGCATAATGGATATAGACGCATCAGACATCGAAATGATTTACGCCGACGACATACAGGAATACATAGACTCCTGCGGAAGCTACGTCCAGCATACCCAAAACGGTGATAAGGTCATATTCTCAAACAGCTCAAGGACACTTTCTCTAAAACAGACATGTATAAAAAGTTTTTTCACGTGGCTGTACAAAAATGACTATGTAGAAAAGAACGAAACAGAAAAATTAAGGAAAATACTCGCTGGCGATTCGCCGTCCGTACTCACACTATCGGACGAGGAGGTCAATGCAGTCCTTGAGCTAGCCAAAGCAGGGGAGTGCACAGCGTACGGAAGACATATATGCCTTTCGAAAAAGGAGCTTGAAAATTTTGAAGCCACAAAACTCCGGGACATAGCTATACTTTCACTTTTCATTTATCACGGACTTCGGATATCCGAGCTTCATCATTTGAATATATCGTCACTCAATTTCGAGAAGGGATACTTTGAGATATTCAGGAAGAGGAACAAAAGAAAGATGATGTATTTTTCAAGGCAGGCAGTTTCTGCGCTGAGGGAATACATGCAAAATGAAAGGGCTACTTCGAATATAAAACCAGGAAGCGAAGATGCACTGTTTCTTAGCTCCTCTCGCAACGGCAAAAGCCCTGCCAGACTCAGCATAGAGCAGATAAGAAAGCTTGTAAAAAAATACGCCTGCAGAGTTTCACTGAACCCGAGAATATCCCCGCACAAGCTAAGGGCAACTTTCGCAACTAAGTCTCTCGAGATAACAGGAAACATATACACGGTCCAGCAGATACTTGACCATAGCTCTACTGCCACTACGCAAAAATACCTCAAGGATAACGAGAGGGCCAAGCGTGAGGTTTCAGAGCTCATAAGCTACGAATAG